A single genomic interval of Rhodopseudomonas palustris harbors:
- a CDS encoding acetyl-CoA C-acetyltransferase — MTHDPIVIVGSARTPMGGFQGELKDATASQLGAAAISAAVERAGLKPDAIDEVVFGCVLPAGQGQAPARQASLGAGLPLSAGCTTVNKMCGSGMKAAMFAHDLLIAGSATVAVAGGMESMTNAPYLLDRARGGYRMGHGRVIDHMFLDGLEDAYDKGRLMGTFAEDCAQSYQFTRETQDNFAITSLTRAQAAIKDGSFAREITPVTIKAGKSEVTVTTDEQPLKAKLDKIPTLKPAFREGGTVTAANSSSISDGAAALVLMRRSEADKRGLKPLAAIVGHSTHAHEPALFATAPIGAIRKLSERTGWNLADVDLFEVNEAFAVVALAAMHDLGLPHDKVNVHGGACALGHPIGASGARVLVTLLAALEKHDLKRGIASLCIGGGEATAVAVERLS, encoded by the coding sequence ATGACCCACGATCCTATCGTTATCGTCGGCTCCGCGCGCACCCCGATGGGCGGCTTTCAGGGCGAGCTGAAGGACGCCACCGCATCCCAGCTCGGCGCGGCTGCGATTTCGGCCGCGGTCGAGCGCGCCGGCCTGAAGCCGGATGCGATCGACGAAGTCGTGTTCGGCTGCGTGCTGCCGGCCGGCCAGGGCCAAGCCCCGGCGCGCCAGGCGTCGCTTGGCGCCGGCCTGCCGCTCTCGGCCGGCTGCACCACGGTCAACAAGATGTGCGGCTCCGGCATGAAGGCCGCGATGTTCGCGCATGATCTGTTGATCGCCGGCAGCGCCACCGTCGCAGTCGCCGGCGGCATGGAGAGCATGACCAACGCGCCGTATCTGCTCGACCGCGCGCGCGGCGGCTATCGCATGGGCCACGGCCGGGTGATCGACCACATGTTCCTCGACGGCCTGGAAGACGCCTACGACAAGGGGCGGCTGATGGGGACCTTCGCCGAGGACTGTGCGCAAAGCTATCAGTTCACCCGCGAGACTCAGGACAATTTCGCCATCACTTCGCTGACCCGTGCCCAGGCGGCGATCAAGGACGGTTCGTTCGCGCGCGAGATCACGCCGGTGACGATCAAGGCCGGCAAGTCGGAAGTCACCGTGACCACCGACGAGCAGCCGCTGAAGGCCAAGCTCGACAAGATCCCGACGCTGAAGCCGGCATTTCGCGAAGGCGGCACCGTGACGGCGGCGAACTCGTCGTCGATCTCAGACGGCGCTGCGGCGCTGGTGCTGATGCGCCGCTCCGAAGCCGACAAGCGCGGCCTGAAGCCGCTCGCGGCGATCGTCGGCCATTCCACTCACGCGCATGAGCCGGCGCTGTTCGCCACTGCGCCGATCGGCGCGATCCGCAAGCTCAGCGAACGCACCGGCTGGAATCTCGCCGACGTCGATCTGTTCGAAGTCAACGAGGCGTTCGCGGTGGTGGCGCTGGCGGCGATGCACGATCTCGGCCTGCCGCACGACAAGGTCAACGTCCATGGCGGCGCCTGCGCGCTCGGCCATCCGATCGGCGCCTCCGGTGCACGCGTGCTGGTGACGCTGCTGGCGGCGCTGGAGAAGCACGACCTCAAGCGCGGTATCGCCTCGCTGTGCATCGGCGGCGGCGAGGCCACCGCTGTCGCGGTCGAGCGGCTGTCGTGA
- a CDS encoding ABC transporter substrate-binding protein translates to MTPAVAVVICVSAMAGSSRAAELTDQRGRTVAVTTPAQRVVFLPMPAPSTYMAIDRSAAHVAGMNPASATAMRAGILSRIFPSFDQIPTGITRGAGVVPNVEAIMALHPDAVLQWATSGDEPIAMLDRAGLTVLGLRYGGQDEVEGAILMMGRLAGQEARAGRIVERLRQRQDVLATTFRATPDAERPRVLHLSRASDSFAVAGRDTYTDFVIRTAGGRNAAGEVGGSRTVTLEQLLVWNPDVILLGNFDTAMPDDLYGDPRLQGIAAIKQRRVYRVPLGGYRWDPPSHESALAWTWLAKLLHPDRLTTDLRTEMRDWYSFLYNHALADAEIDAILQTPQNGGSAGYARFAAVR, encoded by the coding sequence ATGACACCCGCGGTCGCCGTGGTGATCTGTGTCTCGGCAATGGCAGGTTCGTCTCGGGCCGCTGAACTGACCGACCAGCGCGGACGGACTGTCGCCGTCACCACTCCGGCCCAGCGCGTCGTGTTTCTGCCGATGCCGGCGCCGTCCACCTATATGGCGATTGACCGCTCGGCTGCGCATGTCGCCGGGATGAATCCGGCATCGGCAACTGCCATGCGCGCCGGCATCCTCAGCCGCATCTTTCCGTCGTTCGATCAGATCCCGACTGGTATCACCCGCGGCGCCGGCGTAGTGCCGAATGTCGAGGCGATCATGGCGCTGCATCCGGACGCGGTGCTGCAATGGGCGACGTCGGGCGATGAGCCGATTGCGATGCTCGATCGCGCGGGGCTCACGGTGCTGGGCTTGCGCTATGGCGGCCAGGACGAGGTCGAGGGCGCGATCCTGATGATGGGGCGCCTTGCAGGGCAGGAGGCGCGTGCGGGCAGAATCGTCGAGCGATTGCGGCAGCGCCAGGACGTGCTCGCGACAACGTTCAGAGCAACGCCGGATGCTGAGCGGCCGCGGGTGCTGCACCTGTCACGCGCCTCGGATTCGTTCGCCGTCGCCGGTCGCGACACCTACACGGATTTCGTGATCCGTACTGCAGGCGGTCGCAACGCGGCCGGGGAGGTCGGCGGCAGTCGCACCGTGACGCTGGAGCAGCTGCTGGTGTGGAATCCGGATGTCATCCTGCTCGGCAATTTCGACACGGCGATGCCGGACGACCTGTATGGCGATCCGCGTCTGCAGGGCATCGCCGCGATCAAGCAGCGCCGGGTGTATCGTGTGCCGCTCGGCGGCTATCGCTGGGATCCGCCGAGCCACGAGTCGGCGCTGGCGTGGACATGGCTCGCGAAACTGCTGCATCCGGATCGGCTGACGACCGATCTGCGCACCGAGATGCGTGACTGGTACAGCTTCCTCTACAATCATGCGTTGGCCGATGCCGAGATCGACGCCATTCTGCAGACACCGCAGAACGGCGGTTCGGCCGGCTACGCGCGGTTTGCGGCGGTGCGATGA
- a CDS encoding AMP-binding protein, with product MSNTHPAVAAIEDYADVLARFRREDLEALFDGNFATGINVCIECCDRHVAGGGTALDWESQDGRTASFSFAEMKDYAARVANLLVAQGVKPGDVVAGMLPRTPELLALILGTWRAGAVYQPLFTAFGPKAIEHRVKMSAAKLVVTDLANRAKLADVADCPTVAIVLRPGETAPLGDLDFHAEIAAQSTEFAPVLRKGTDLFLMMSTSGTTGLPKGVPVPINALPAFYSYIRDAVDLRAGDIFWNIADPGWAYGLYYAVTGPLLHGHATTFYDGPFTAESTYSLIKRRGITNLAGAPTAYRLLIAAGPEAAAPVKGQLRVVSSAGEPLNPEVIRWFAEHLAAPIHDHYGQTELGMVVNNHHRLRHTVHPGSAGLAMPGFRVAVLDEHSNELPPNVPGVLSVDLKRSPLMWFSGYWQQETPAIEGGYYRTGDTVELEPDGSISFVGRADDVITSSGYRIGPFDVESALIEHAAVIEAAVIGKPDPERTEIVKAYVVLAKDVTPSEALAEELRQYVKKRLSAHAYPREIEFLEQLPKTPSGKLQRFILRKRDTEPASTTQGSSSAA from the coding sequence ATGAGCAACACCCATCCTGCGGTCGCAGCCATTGAAGATTATGCCGACGTCCTGGCGCGGTTCCGCCGCGAGGACCTCGAAGCCCTGTTCGACGGCAACTTCGCGACCGGCATCAACGTCTGCATCGAATGCTGCGACCGTCACGTCGCCGGCGGCGGCACGGCACTGGATTGGGAGAGCCAGGACGGCCGCACCGCGTCCTTCAGCTTTGCCGAGATGAAGGACTATGCGGCCCGCGTCGCCAATCTGCTGGTCGCGCAGGGCGTGAAGCCCGGCGACGTCGTCGCCGGCATGCTGCCGCGGACGCCCGAACTGCTGGCGCTGATCCTCGGCACCTGGCGCGCCGGCGCGGTGTATCAGCCGCTGTTCACCGCTTTCGGTCCGAAGGCGATCGAACACCGCGTCAAGATGAGCGCCGCCAAGCTGGTGGTCACCGATCTGGCCAACCGCGCCAAGCTCGCCGACGTCGCCGATTGCCCGACCGTGGCGATCGTGCTCCGGCCCGGCGAGACCGCGCCGCTCGGCGATCTCGATTTCCATGCCGAGATAGCGGCGCAATCGACCGAATTCGCGCCGGTGCTGCGCAAGGGCACCGACCTGTTCCTGATGATGTCGACCTCCGGCACCACCGGTCTGCCGAAGGGCGTGCCGGTGCCGATCAACGCGCTGCCGGCGTTCTATTCGTACATCCGTGATGCGGTCGATCTGCGCGCGGGCGACATCTTCTGGAACATCGCCGATCCGGGCTGGGCCTATGGCTTGTACTACGCGGTCACTGGCCCGCTGCTGCACGGCCACGCCACCACCTTCTACGACGGTCCGTTCACCGCCGAGAGCACCTATAGCCTGATCAAGCGCCGCGGCATTACCAACCTCGCCGGTGCGCCGACCGCGTATCGGCTGCTGATCGCAGCGGGTCCGGAAGCGGCGGCGCCGGTGAAGGGCCAGCTCCGCGTCGTCTCTAGCGCCGGCGAGCCGCTCAATCCCGAAGTGATCCGCTGGTTTGCCGAGCATCTCGCCGCGCCGATCCACGATCATTACGGCCAGACCGAACTCGGCATGGTGGTCAACAATCATCACCGCCTGCGCCACACCGTGCATCCGGGTTCCGCCGGGCTCGCGATGCCGGGCTTCCGCGTCGCGGTGCTCGACGAGCACAGCAACGAACTGCCGCCGAACGTCCCGGGCGTGCTCAGCGTCGATTTGAAGCGTTCGCCGCTGATGTGGTTCTCCGGCTACTGGCAGCAGGAGACGCCGGCGATCGAAGGCGGTTACTACCGCACCGGCGACACCGTCGAACTGGAGCCGGATGGGTCGATCAGCTTCGTCGGCCGGGCCGACGACGTCATCACCTCGTCGGGCTATCGCATCGGTCCGTTCGACGTCGAGAGCGCGCTGATCGAGCACGCCGCGGTGATCGAGGCGGCGGTGATCGGCAAGCCCGATCCCGAGCGCACCGAGATCGTCAAAGCCTATGTGGTGCTCGCCAAGGACGTGACGCCGAGCGAGGCGCTGGCCGAGGAGCTGCGGCAATACGTCAAGAAGCGGCTCTCCGCGCACGCCTATCCGCGCGAGATCGAATTCCTGGAGCAGCTCCCGAAGACGCCGAGCGGCAAGCTGCAGCGCTTCATTCTGCGCAAGCGCGACACTGAACCCGCGAGCACGACCCAGGGCTCTTCTTCTGCAGCTTGA
- a CDS encoding cytochrome b: MQTTAAAQERYTRTAIFLHWCMTAVIVGLIGLGFYMGQLPPSPEKYALYELHKSLGVVTVLLLFARFIWRAANTPPELPTAYSQLLRTASHLGHFALYVLMFAVPVSGWAMSAAYGRPASLFGVPIPPPVAKSEDLAELWGTIHFALGSALALVIAGHTLFALKHHFIDKDGLLWRMWGRCP; the protein is encoded by the coding sequence ATGCAGACGACAGCAGCCGCGCAGGAGCGCTACACGCGTACGGCGATCTTTTTGCACTGGTGCATGACAGCAGTGATCGTCGGGCTGATCGGTCTTGGCTTCTACATGGGACAGCTGCCGCCTTCGCCCGAGAAGTATGCGCTCTACGAGCTGCACAAGTCGCTCGGTGTCGTGACGGTGCTGCTGCTGTTCGCACGCTTCATCTGGCGCGCCGCCAATACGCCGCCGGAGCTGCCGACAGCCTATTCGCAGCTACTCCGCACCGCCAGCCATCTCGGGCACTTTGCACTTTACGTGCTGATGTTCGCCGTGCCGGTCAGCGGCTGGGCGATGAGCGCTGCCTATGGTCGACCGGCGTCGCTGTTCGGCGTGCCGATTCCGCCGCCGGTCGCCAAGAGCGAGGATCTCGCCGAACTCTGGGGCACGATCCACTTCGCTCTCGGATCGGCGCTGGCGCTGGTGATCGCGGGGCACACGCTGTTCGCGCTCAAGCATCACTTCATCGACAAGGATGGGCTGCTGTGGCGAATGTGGGGCCGATGCCCCTGA
- a CDS encoding acyl-CoA dehydrogenase family protein, which translates to MILNELQTQIRDTARDFARERLAPTAAARDAAHAFPRAELTEMGQLGFLGMLVPEAYGGSETGMVAYTLALEEIAAGDGACSTIVSVHSSVGCMPILKFGTDEQKQRFLPKLASGEWIGGFALTEPQAGSDASNLRTTARRDGDAYVINGAKQFITSGQNGQLIILFAVTDPSAGKKGITAFIVPTDTPGYEVVRVEDKLGQHSSDTCQLAFNDMRIPADLRLGAEGEGLKIALSNLEGGRIGIASQAVGMARAAFEAARDYARDRVTFGKPIIEHQAVAFRLADMATRIAAARQMVLHAASLREAGLPCLTEASMAKLFASETAEAVCSSAIQTLGGYGYLKDFPVERIYRDVRVCQIYEGTSDVQRIVIARNL; encoded by the coding sequence ATGATCTTGAACGAACTGCAGACCCAGATCCGCGACACCGCCCGCGACTTCGCGCGTGAGCGGCTCGCCCCGACCGCGGCGGCGCGCGACGCCGCGCATGCGTTTCCGCGCGCCGAACTGACCGAAATGGGCCAGCTCGGCTTTCTCGGCATGCTGGTGCCGGAAGCCTATGGCGGCTCTGAGACCGGCATGGTGGCCTATACGCTGGCGCTGGAGGAGATCGCCGCGGGCGATGGCGCGTGCTCGACCATCGTCAGCGTGCATTCCTCCGTCGGCTGCATGCCGATCCTGAAATTCGGCACCGACGAGCAGAAGCAGCGCTTCCTGCCCAAGCTCGCCAGCGGCGAGTGGATCGGCGGCTTCGCGCTGACCGAGCCGCAGGCGGGCTCGGACGCCTCGAACCTGCGCACCACCGCGCGCCGCGACGGCGATGCCTACGTCATTAACGGCGCCAAGCAGTTCATCACCTCGGGGCAGAACGGCCAGCTGATCATCCTGTTCGCCGTCACCGATCCGTCGGCCGGCAAGAAGGGCATCACCGCCTTCATCGTGCCGACCGATACGCCCGGCTACGAAGTGGTGCGGGTCGAGGACAAGCTCGGCCAGCATTCGTCCGACACCTGCCAGCTCGCCTTCAACGACATGCGGATTCCCGCCGACCTGCGGCTCGGCGCCGAAGGCGAGGGGCTGAAGATCGCGCTGTCGAATCTCGAAGGCGGCCGGATCGGTATCGCGTCGCAGGCGGTCGGCATGGCGCGCGCCGCGTTCGAGGCGGCTCGCGACTACGCGCGCGACCGCGTCACCTTCGGCAAGCCGATCATCGAGCATCAGGCGGTGGCGTTCCGGCTTGCCGACATGGCGACCCGCATCGCGGCCGCGCGGCAGATGGTGCTGCATGCCGCGAGCCTGCGCGAAGCCGGGCTGCCGTGCCTGACCGAAGCCTCGATGGCCAAGCTGTTCGCCTCCGAGACCGCCGAGGCGGTGTGCTCGTCGGCGATCCAGACGCTCGGCGGCTACGGTTACTTGAAGGACTTCCCGGTCGAGCGGATCTATCGCGACGTCCGCGTCTGCCAGATCTACGAAGGCACCAGCGACGTCCAGCGCATCGTGATCGCGCGCAATCTGTAA
- a CDS encoding 3-hydroxyacyl-CoA dehydrogenase, whose product MNITDRVFLVTGAASGLGAATARTLVAGGAKVVGLDLNAEAGAKLEQELGASFRFLATDVTKAEDAEAAVKLAQDVFGHVNGLVNCAGVAPGEKVLGRNGPHKLDSFARAITINLIGSFNMIRLAAEAMSKEQPDAEGERGVIINTASVAAFDGQIGQAAYSASKGGVAAMTLPIARELAQHGIRVVTIAPGIFETPMMAGMPQPVQDALGKSVPFPPRLGRPAEYAALVKAICENTMLNGEVIRLDGALRMAPR is encoded by the coding sequence ATGAACATTACTGATCGCGTTTTCCTGGTCACTGGCGCTGCCTCCGGTCTCGGCGCTGCCACCGCCCGTACGCTGGTCGCCGGCGGTGCCAAGGTGGTCGGCCTCGATCTCAACGCCGAAGCCGGCGCCAAGCTCGAACAGGAGCTCGGTGCGAGCTTCCGCTTTCTCGCCACCGACGTCACCAAAGCCGAGGATGCCGAGGCGGCGGTGAAGCTCGCCCAAGATGTGTTCGGTCACGTCAACGGGCTGGTGAACTGCGCCGGCGTGGCGCCGGGCGAGAAGGTGCTCGGCCGCAACGGTCCGCACAAGCTCGACAGCTTCGCCCGGGCGATTACCATCAACCTGATCGGCAGCTTCAACATGATCCGGCTCGCCGCCGAGGCGATGAGCAAGGAACAGCCGGACGCCGAAGGCGAGCGCGGCGTCATCATCAACACCGCGTCGGTCGCAGCGTTCGACGGCCAGATCGGGCAGGCGGCCTACTCGGCGTCCAAGGGCGGCGTCGCCGCGATGACGCTGCCGATCGCGCGCGAATTGGCACAGCACGGCATTCGCGTCGTGACGATCGCACCCGGCATCTTCGAAACGCCGATGATGGCCGGGATGCCGCAGCCGGTGCAGGATGCGCTCGGCAAGAGCGTGCCGTTCCCGCCGCGGCTCGGCCGGCCGGCCGAATATGCCGCGCTGGTGAAGGCGATCTGCGAGAATACGATGCTGAACGGCGAGGTGATCCGCCTCGACGGTGCACTGCGGATGGCGCCGCGCTAA
- a CDS encoding AraC family transcriptional regulator, which translates to MERRTIAPLFVEEVADCLHRAGVAPGPVFAAAGLPEVVRERVSAAQFGALWLAVAAAMDDEFFGLGGRPMRPGSFTLLCHAVLNASTLRQALNRALRFLKVALDDPYGELRVEGGLARIVLHDKTAPRSAFAYRTFWIVVHGIACWLVGRRLPLRRVDFACGPPAVAADYRSFFGAPVRFGQPQSALAFDASYLDLRTTRTERALKEFLRLAPANILVRYRHDATLTAAIRTTLRAKPPTAWPNFETLAKQMKIPASTLRRRLRAEGQTYQTIKDEIRRALAIRWLAENEKPVGDIAADLGFAEPSAFHRAFRKWMARSPGAFRRETRAG; encoded by the coding sequence ATGGAGCGGCGGACGATCGCGCCCCTGTTCGTGGAAGAGGTCGCCGACTGCCTGCACCGGGCCGGCGTTGCGCCCGGCCCGGTGTTCGCGGCCGCCGGCCTGCCCGAGGTGGTCCGCGAGCGCGTGTCGGCAGCGCAGTTCGGCGCGCTGTGGCTGGCGGTGGCTGCGGCGATGGACGACGAGTTCTTCGGCCTCGGCGGGCGGCCGATGCGGCCCGGCTCGTTCACGCTGCTGTGCCACGCGGTGCTGAACGCCAGTACGCTGCGGCAGGCCCTGAACCGCGCGCTGCGGTTCCTGAAGGTGGCGCTGGACGATCCTTACGGCGAGCTGCGGGTCGAGGGCGGCCTCGCCCGCATCGTGCTCCACGACAAAACTGCGCCGCGCTCGGCCTTCGCCTATCGCACCTTCTGGATCGTGGTGCACGGCATCGCCTGCTGGCTGGTCGGCCGTCGGCTGCCGCTGCGCCGGGTCGATTTCGCCTGCGGCCCGCCGGCCGTGGCCGCCGACTATCGCTCGTTCTTCGGCGCGCCGGTGCGGTTCGGTCAGCCGCAAAGCGCACTGGCGTTCGACGCCAGCTATCTCGATCTGCGCACCACGCGCACCGAGCGGGCGCTGAAGGAGTTTCTGCGGCTGGCGCCGGCCAACATCCTGGTGCGCTATCGCCACGACGCCACCCTCACCGCAGCGATCCGCACCACGCTGCGCGCCAAGCCGCCGACCGCGTGGCCGAACTTCGAGACGCTGGCGAAGCAGATGAAGATCCCGGCCTCGACACTGCGCCGCCGGCTGCGCGCCGAAGGGCAAACCTACCAGACCATCAAGGACGAGATCCGCCGTGCGCTTGCGATCCGCTGGCTCGCCGAGAACGAAAAGCCGGTCGGCGACATCGCGGCCGATCTCGGCTTCGCCGAACCCAGCGCGTTCCACCGCGCATTCCGCAAATGGATGGCGCGCAGCCCCGGCGCGTTCCGCCGCGAAACCCGCGCCGGCTGA
- a CDS encoding TonB-dependent receptor — translation MTAGSSTATRAQTADTSTPRARHVLPEVRVESANPPKPQRAARSNDGRGARRAAAQAPKPAPAQQAAAATSDNSLKPMGGKLPQPGIPHTAQQSITVVDRAQIEQTSPTSLLDILQNVPGVSIARAGGIGGQIYLRGFSSNNWRSPMYIDGDRFRGRNTLQLNYFAPEEIERVEVVRGPASVVYGSEAMTGLVNVVTRRPQVDPFGPWRVTHGGFSAGYSSVDNGFSTYEWAQAAGMGFDVLGGVSYRKGGNYQTPSGPALNSDYESIGGNLRLGWSPTSNQRFELTLRDYWEEDGRAGGVGGAPGWPYMQVRQQPNQVHMAKLSYAGDFTDQLVQHVEGSFYANYFDTKLSTVNTATPGVVTSSVSHVGGPLVIGGRVQGVIPWDPAPWGLLKTTFGFDGFQEWRPGSTSWSVRQTATSSTITPEFKTGPDNTQANAGAFMLHEWKPIDLLTLSAGGRFDWFNTTSELSPVSSARALAVLRQNSDVTATAPTGSIGATVHVTPILDLLASVGTSYRYPTNSELFAFSGTSIPNPELKPETGLTYEGGFQLNFPTATFKVTAFDSHYANFLQSVFVNYNGASVTQSQNVGHATVNGVEAEWRWQATSSFNLHGNAAWLQATNTDTDAPLPFIAPWKGRVGVQYAPIGSGYAVGAAVDWASAKTRINTTQEYPTGAYAVPSIYASFDLGVLVSRRLGDTKLHLSLQNIFDTSYASASTYVNRSYSLSMYNPLLEPGRNFTARLTHTF, via the coding sequence ATGACGGCAGGATCGAGCACCGCGACGCGGGCTCAGACTGCCGACACCTCGACGCCGCGCGCGCGCCATGTGTTGCCGGAAGTGCGCGTGGAATCGGCGAATCCACCGAAGCCGCAACGCGCGGCACGGTCGAACGACGGCCGCGGTGCACGCCGCGCCGCGGCGCAAGCGCCAAAGCCCGCGCCCGCTCAGCAGGCCGCAGCGGCGACGTCGGATAATTCGCTCAAGCCGATGGGGGGCAAGCTTCCGCAGCCCGGAATTCCGCACACCGCGCAGCAGAGCATCACCGTGGTCGATCGTGCGCAGATCGAACAGACCAGTCCGACCAGCCTGCTCGATATTTTGCAGAACGTGCCCGGCGTGTCGATCGCACGCGCCGGCGGCATCGGCGGCCAGATCTATCTGCGCGGCTTCTCGTCGAACAACTGGCGCTCGCCGATGTATATCGACGGCGACCGCTTCCGCGGCCGCAACACGCTGCAGCTCAACTACTTCGCACCCGAAGAGATCGAGCGGGTCGAGGTGGTGCGCGGCCCCGCCTCGGTGGTGTACGGCTCCGAGGCGATGACCGGGCTCGTCAACGTCGTCACCCGCCGTCCCCAGGTCGATCCGTTCGGCCCGTGGCGCGTCACCCATGGCGGGTTCTCGGCCGGCTACAGCTCGGTCGACAACGGCTTCAGCACTTATGAATGGGCGCAGGCGGCCGGCATGGGCTTCGATGTGCTCGGCGGCGTCAGCTACCGCAAGGGCGGCAATTATCAGACGCCCAGCGGACCGGCGCTGAACAGCGACTACGAGAGCATCGGCGGCAATCTACGACTGGGCTGGTCGCCGACCAGCAACCAGCGCTTCGAATTGACGCTGCGCGACTATTGGGAAGAAGACGGCCGCGCCGGTGGCGTCGGCGGCGCGCCGGGCTGGCCCTATATGCAGGTGCGGCAGCAGCCGAACCAGGTGCACATGGCGAAGCTGTCCTATGCCGGCGACTTCACCGATCAGCTGGTCCAGCATGTCGAAGGCTCGTTCTACGCCAATTACTTCGACACCAAGCTCTCCACGGTGAACACCGCGACGCCGGGCGTCGTCACCTCCTCGGTCAGCCATGTCGGCGGCCCGCTGGTGATCGGCGGCCGGGTGCAGGGCGTGATTCCGTGGGATCCTGCGCCTTGGGGCTTACTCAAGACCACGTTCGGCTTCGACGGTTTCCAGGAATGGCGTCCCGGCAGCACGTCGTGGTCGGTGCGGCAGACCGCGACGAGTTCGACGATCACGCCTGAGTTCAAGACCGGCCCAGACAACACCCAGGCCAATGCCGGCGCGTTCATGCTGCACGAGTGGAAGCCGATCGATCTGCTGACGCTGTCGGCGGGCGGGCGCTTCGACTGGTTCAACACCACCTCGGAGCTGTCTCCGGTGAGTTCGGCCAGAGCCCTCGCGGTGCTTCGGCAGAACAGCGACGTCACCGCCACCGCCCCGACCGGCAGCATTGGTGCCACGGTTCACGTGACGCCGATCCTCGATTTGCTTGCCTCGGTCGGCACCTCGTATCGCTATCCGACCAATTCCGAGCTGTTCGCGTTCTCAGGCACATCGATCCCGAATCCGGAGCTGAAGCCGGAGACCGGTCTCACCTACGAGGGCGGCTTCCAGCTCAACTTCCCGACCGCCACCTTCAAGGTGACGGCGTTCGACAGCCACTACGCGAATTTCCTGCAGTCGGTGTTCGTCAACTATAACGGGGCATCGGTGACGCAGAGCCAGAACGTCGGCCATGCCACCGTGAACGGCGTCGAAGCCGAATGGCGCTGGCAAGCGACTTCGTCCTTCAACCTGCACGGCAATGCCGCGTGGCTGCAGGCGACCAACACCGACACCGATGCGCCGCTGCCGTTCATTGCGCCGTGGAAGGGACGTGTCGGCGTGCAATACGCGCCGATCGGCTCCGGCTACGCGGTCGGTGCCGCGGTGGATTGGGCATCGGCCAAGACCCGCATCAACACCACGCAGGAATACCCGACTGGTGCCTATGCGGTGCCGAGCATCTACGCCTCGTTCGATCTCGGCGTATTGGTCTCGCGCCGACTCGGCGACACCAAGCTGCACCTCAGCCTGCAGAACATCTTCGACACCTCCTATGCGAGTGCGTCGACTTATGTGAACCGGTCCTACAGCCTGTCGATGTACAACCCGCTGCTGGAGCCCGGCCGCAACTTCACCGCCCGGCTCACGCACACCTTCTGA
- a CDS encoding FecCD family ABC transporter permease has translation MSTLDTAMVRSGRPATSTVVVAALVFLPIATALLCLSAGRYQVPTTHVFGILLDELVARFGLNAADWLPAGWGTASWTPTERIVVTTVRLPRVLMAGIAGAGLALSGAVLQGMFRNPLVGPQTIGAASGASLGGVVAILLFGFGLPVHLGAFAGAAIALAAVLIVHRGDGVSPVLTLVLAGVVIGAFCSALVGFVTFIADPEVKLPGIVFWLLGSFAASSWPNLMLLATCTILGGGVMLAMRWRVNVLSLGDEEARTLGVEPGRDRVILLTATCLAISAQVAVSGTIGWVGLVIPNLVRMVVGADHRRLLPVSAVAGAAFLMAADTLARDLSAAEIPVGIVTAIVGTPVFAWLLRRHARGQTA, from the coding sequence ATGAGTACGCTCGACACTGCCATGGTTCGATCCGGGCGCCCCGCCACATCCACTGTCGTTGTCGCTGCGCTTGTTTTCCTGCCGATCGCCACGGCGCTGCTCTGTCTGTCCGCCGGCCGCTATCAGGTGCCGACCACTCATGTGTTCGGCATTCTGCTGGACGAGCTGGTCGCTCGGTTCGGCCTCAATGCAGCGGACTGGTTGCCGGCGGGGTGGGGCACCGCGAGTTGGACGCCGACGGAGCGGATCGTCGTCACCACGGTGCGGCTACCACGGGTCTTGATGGCCGGCATCGCCGGAGCTGGCCTCGCGTTGTCGGGAGCGGTGCTGCAGGGCATGTTCCGCAATCCGCTGGTCGGTCCGCAGACCATCGGCGCCGCGTCCGGCGCGTCGCTCGGCGGCGTGGTTGCGATTCTGTTGTTCGGCTTCGGCTTGCCGGTGCATCTCGGCGCGTTTGCCGGTGCCGCAATCGCGCTCGCCGCGGTGCTGATCGTTCATCGCGGCGATGGTGTCTCACCGGTGCTGACACTGGTGCTCGCCGGCGTGGTGATCGGCGCATTCTGCAGCGCTTTGGTCGGGTTCGTCACCTTCATCGCCGATCCCGAGGTGAAGCTGCCCGGCATCGTATTCTGGCTGCTCGGCAGCTTTGCAGCGTCGAGCTGGCCGAACCTGATGCTGCTGGCGACGTGTACCATCCTGGGCGGCGGCGTGATGCTGGCGATGCGCTGGCGTGTCAACGTGCTGTCGCTCGGCGACGAGGAGGCGCGCACGCTGGGCGTCGAGCCCGGCCGCGACCGCGTGATCCTGCTGACCGCGACCTGTCTGGCGATCTCGGCGCAGGTCGCGGTCTCCGGCACGATCGGATGGGTCGGCCTGGTGATCCCTAATTTGGTGCGGATGGTGGTCGGCGCCGATCATCGCCGGCTGCTGCCGGTGTCGGCGGTGGCGGGCGCGGCGTTCCTGATGGCGGCCGATACGCTGGCGCGCGACCTGTCGGCGGCCGAAATTCCGGTCGGCATCGTTACCGCGATCGTCGGCACGCCGGTGTTCGCGTGGCTGCTGCGCCGACATGCGAGAGGACAGACGGCATGA